From Lewinellaceae bacterium:
GCACTCTCTCCCTCGTTTCCTCCGGGTCCGGATAAAAATAGCCATGAGTGGCGATATGAAGAATGCGAGGAGAAGGGCCGTCCTGCCCTAATCTTTTAAAGGACTCTTCGGTAGCGTGATAGCCTTTGAGTGTTTCGGCTTCCCCCTGCTGCTTTTCTATAATAGCTGCTATCTCCTCCGCCTCTTTTGCCGTGGCAGGGAGTGTATCCCACGAAAGGCCCCGCTCAGAGCGTTCCAGGGGGAAAAAGGGCAATTCGCCGCCAATAGAAGCAATAGGCGGCTCTCCCTGATTGGCCCGGGCGATGGCAGTGCTGTCCATGTCGTAGTGGATGCCGCCGTATAGGGTGGCAGAGAGGGAGCCGGCGGACGGTGGACGGTGGACGGCGGACGGCTGGCCTACCACTTGATCCGGCGAACTGCGAACTGCGAATTGCGAATTGCGCCGAATAGCTAACGGCCGGGTGCTGCCCATCAACACCAATTCATGTCGATCTCCCCAAACCTTCTTCCTGTTCACCATCACCGCCCCCAGGTTGATGCGGTGCAGCAGGCCGGAAGGAGAGGCGTAAACCGTTTCGGCATCCGCCAGCAGCTTTTCCAGCGGCTGCCAGATGAGGCGGTAGAGATTGGAGAATGTTGCTTTTTTCTTCTTGTGGCCGTACAACTCATTGAGGTATGCTTTTTTGCCCTTGGGATTTTCCTTCAGCAGGGCTTGCAACTCTTTTTCCTCGAAGAGGGGGATGAAGCGGGGAGCTTCGTCGCCGGGGCGGAGGACGAGGGCGGCGTACATCACGCTGTCGGTTGGTTCGGGGGTATAATAATCGTAGTGGATAAATTCGACGGCCGCTTCGCCGGGCTGCAGGGCATCCTGTACTTCCTGCCACTCCACCTGACGGATCGCATCGCCGTAGCCGGCGACGGTGCGGACGAGTTCTTTTTCGAGGGTGTTGGCTTTTTCTTCAAGTTCGGCGACGTTTTGGCGCTCGGCGATGGGCTTGGTGTATTCGGCGGCGAGGCGGCGGTGGTAGGATTTGAGGCGGTAATAGGTTTTTACAGAAGAGGAGTCGGTTAACTTTTGAACGTTAATCCGGTTGGAAGCGTTAAGAACAAAACCTTTGATAAAGAGGCTGTTATCGTAAGCCAAAGATGCCATCTTTCGAAAAGGACGTCCATTCAAAGGTAAAGAGGAAAGAAAACTATTTTCATTATTTACAAAACGTGTAAGGTATAATTTCAACTCCATTTCCGATAGATGTAGAGTCGCATTGGTAATTAATTCTTTTTTCAGCTCATTAGATTCAAGTAAAAGGGTATCCGCTTTTGAATATTTGCCCGTTTTCCGGTATAAATTAGCCAACATCCCAATGGTGCTATAATAGAGCTCATGTTTCCTTCCAATGACTTGTTCTATACTATTCTTCACCTCCAGAAACAAAGGCAAAGCACTTTGAAAACGATCCTGCTTCAGATACAAAATGGCAAGGACTCTTAAATTTCGTATATAATCAGGATGGTTAATCCCAAGTATTTTTTCATAAGTATTACAGGACTCCAACAGAATTGCCTCTGCCTGGCCATATTCACCAGTTGCAACTTTCAACGAACCTAAGGTTGCCAATCCGCTGGCATATGCTGAGTTTTTTTTACCAACTAAGGTATCTGTTATGATAAGAGCTTCTCCAATTAATTCTTCTGCCATTTCGTAGCGCCCCGTGGCCATGTATAAACCAGCCAAATTTTTCAGTAAAGTCGCAGTAAAGTCGTGATATTTTCCCAGCCTTTCCTCAGCAATTTGTTTTGCCTCAAGGTATAAGGCCTCTGCTTTTTCGTAAAACCCCATTGTTATATAAAGTTCCCCAAGATTAAACACACTCATTCCATATTCAGCATGGTTATTTCCCAGTATATCTTCTCTAGCATTTTTCGCTTTTATGAGAAACGATTCAGCCTCTCTGTAACGACCTAATTTGACATAAAGCGCCCCAAGGTTTTGAAGTGTTCTTGCATATCTTCGATCATTCTGCATTTGAAGGGCTTCTCGAATTTTTTTTACCTCTAAATTAGCTGCCTCCGCCTCCTCGTAACGCCCCATTCGAATGTAAAGGAGTGCGAGATTGTGAAGGCTTACCGCATATTCATTATTAAAAACCCCTAAACATTTTTTTCTTATTGCAGCGGACTTCAACTGATAGGAAGCAGATTTTTCAAAGTCGCCGGTATAGTAATATAAATTTCCTAGATCGCTTAATAGGCGAGCATAGCCGATACTGTCTTCAACCATCTCATTTTCCCAAATACTAATAGCTTTCAATAAATAAGCCTTCGCCTCTGGATATTCACTTTCTTCAGAAGCCAATGACCCAAGATATTGTAAACTTAGGATATAAATTCCCAAATGATTTTCTATTTCATTTGTCTCAAAGAACTCTTTTACCTGAATAAAGTGTTCACGCGCTTCTTTATAACTTCCAGTGATTCCATAGACAACTCCGAGGTTTAATATACTTTTTAGAAATAGGCTGGTGTCTTTAATTGCCTGATTGAAGGATGCATTTTTTGCCTTTATTAACCACCTGCTTGCTTCTTCGAATTTGTTCTTTTTAAGAAAAATCCGTCCATATTCATGACACATATACCCATATAGCTCAGAATTTTGCCCCAGCCTTTTAAGGACAAATGTTTCTGTAGAATCAATCAAGCGATGGACTTCTTCCATTTCCATTGTGTCCTCTTCCATCATCCGGCCAGCTAATGAAATCAAACTATCCACCTGCGCCGTATCCACCTGCCCAAAAACAAAAAAAGGAAGTAAAACAAAAAGAAGGGTTGCGTTTTTCATGAGTTTAGGGTTTTAGTTTCTGTAAGCATGGCAGGAGAGTCGAGATAATTGCTGAGCTTATCGAGGCTCTTTTGGAGCCATTAAGATTCACCTATACTTTTTTCTAACTTCTTCTCTAATCAACTTTTTTACGGATTCCCACCTGATTTTCTTTTCAAGTAGAATGACTTCTTCATCTTCATCCGCATCTTCGAAATAGACGAGGCTCCTGGCAACCCGGTGCCCGATCTGAAGCGCAAGAGAAGTGCCGCCGGCCAGGCAGAAGCCGAACAAAGCGAGCTTCTTCATGATTGTTTTCAGTAGTTCCAGTGTGGCGGGGTGGACTGCCGTTCTGTGTAGC
This genomic window contains:
- a CDS encoding CHAT domain-containing protein, producing MKNATLLFVLLPFFVFGQVDTAQVDSLISLAGRMMEEDTMEMEEVHRLIDSTETFVLKRLGQNSELYGYMCHEYGRIFLKKNKFEEASRWLIKAKNASFNQAIKDTSLFLKSILNLGVVYGITGSYKEAREHFIQVKEFFETNEIENHLGIYILSLQYLGSLASEESEYPEAKAYLLKAISIWENEMVEDSIGYARLLSDLGNLYYYTGDFEKSASYQLKSAAIRKKCLGVFNNEYAVSLHNLALLYIRMGRYEEAEAANLEVKKIREALQMQNDRRYARTLQNLGALYVKLGRYREAESFLIKAKNAREDILGNNHAEYGMSVFNLGELYITMGFYEKAEALYLEAKQIAEERLGKYHDFTATLLKNLAGLYMATGRYEMAEELIGEALIITDTLVGKKNSAYASGLATLGSLKVATGEYGQAEAILLESCNTYEKILGINHPDYIRNLRVLAILYLKQDRFQSALPLFLEVKNSIEQVIGRKHELYYSTIGMLANLYRKTGKYSKADTLLLESNELKKELITNATLHLSEMELKLYLTRFVNNENSFLSSLPLNGRPFRKMASLAYDNSLFIKGFVLNASNRINVQKLTDSSSVKTYYRLKSYHRRLAAEYTKPIAERQNVAELEEKANTLEKELVRTVAGYGDAIRQVEWQEVQDALQPGEAAVEFIHYDYYTPEPTDSVMYAALVLRPGDEAPRFIPLFEEKELQALLKENPKGKKAYLNELYGHKKKKATFSNLYRLIWQPLEKLLADAETVYASPSGLLHRINLGAVMVNRKKVWGDRHELVLMGSTRPLAIRRNSQFAVRSSPDQVVGQPSAVHRPPSAGSLSATLYGGIHYDMDSTAIARANQGEPPIASIGGELPFFPLERSERGLSWDTLPATAKEAEEIAAIIEKQQGEAETLKGYHATEESFKRLGQDGPSPRILHIATHGYFYPDPEETRERVQLAGSSVSAPAFKISEHPMIRSGLAMAGGNQAWRGKPVPKGLEDGILTAYEVSQVDLRNTELVVLSACETGLGDIEGNEGVYGLQRAFKIAGADKLIMSLWNVPDAQTQEMMVLFYRYWLEEGMELSEAFRAAQGEMRERYREHYYWAAFVLVE